CTCCCCATTCGCGGCTGATGGTAGAAGATCCGCACGAAAATCGAGAAATACAACATTCTGCCTTGCAACACATATAACGTGGACGAAAAGGGGTTTCTCTTGGGCGTGATTAATAGGACAAAGAGAGTATTTTCCCTAAGTGTCAAAAAGCAGGGTAAATTACTCGGCGCATCCCAAGATGGCAATCGATCCTGGATTACCTTCCTGGCATGCGTCTGCCAGGATATGACATCGCTGCCGCCATTTCTCATCTaccaaggcaagccagggcaagtccaagattcttggcttgcagaaTTTGACCCAGAGCATCAATCGGCTTTCTTTACAACCTCGGAGACGGGGTGGACAAATCACGAACTTGGGAAAGAGTGGCCGATAGGCGTTTTCGACCGCTTTACCAAGGCGAAAGCCCGCAACGGTCGTGATTATCGTCTCCTTATTACCGATGGCCACTCCAGCCATGTTAATATGGACTTTCTAGAGTGGTGTGACCAACACAGGATTATTATTGCGGTGTTCCCTCCCCATTCCACACATCGGTTGCAGCCCTTGGATGTGTCGCTGTTCAGCCCTCTGTCAACCGCATACTCAAATCAGCTTATCCAGTGGACGGCAAAAACACAAGGCCTTATTAATCTATCAAAGCGCGAGTTCTGGACTTTGTTTTGGAGCGCATTTGAAACTTCCTTCTCTGCCGAGAACATTGCGAGTGGGTGGAAACGCACTGGTCTCTTGCCATTTGACCCAGAAGTCATTTTATCCCAGATCAccgacaaagaagaagacaattCAGATACAGGTGGAGACTCTGCAGAGTCATTGGCCCTCCAACAACCTACTGCTCGAGATTTACGCCGACTTGTAGACAAAGTTGTTGATACGTCCGCTGCAGATAGGGGCCgccagagacccaatcaactaaatcaactacacggcatctgtcaatttagagtaagtgtagattagtaatgaaactttgaatgtagtgtatcaacggacacctcaaatgtagttgatttaagtgtagttgacttcagtggatggaggtttgtggcggcatcatccagagtcgcggcgtagtggggcagcgcatgatggcactaagttaacgcgtctacacgtccacgcgcttgctcatacctctttcctcttcatcttggttttcgtgcaatatagtggcattatctcttgagttgatctcatcgcgcccgtgtcagggttggccacagtgacgctaaccatcccctcgcattaaaaagtgtcagagacgacatattctaacaaatacctccctcttagaaggaggtgatgtccacttttgctggctggtacaacaagtagggcttcccgaggctcctctggtgcgaatctaccttcggctgctcccgtccccttcccttcattcactcttgtagcactcgaatcgcctcttcaatggccagctg
The DNA window shown above is from Pochonia chlamydosporia 170 chromosome Unknown PCv3seq00012, whole genome shotgun sequence and carries:
- a CDS encoding DDE superfamily endonuclease, CENP-B-like protein (similar to Metarhizium robertsii ARSEF 23 XP_007816558.2), whose protein sequence is MEPIDEALEFLKSADKINYAKTARRFDCDETTLRRRNQGKQRSRRDADRLYKSCLSKQQERDLIAYIHKLSSRGIPPTLSMVKNFAQDIAKIKVGKDWPYSFVRRNRNELGCIWFDGLDAARKRADNASRYKDYFELIRTKIEKYNILPCNTYNVDEKGFLLGVINRTKRVFSLSVKKQGKLLGASQDGNRSWITFLACVCQDMTSLPPFLIYQGKPGQVQDSWLAEFDPEHQSAFFTTSETGWTNHELGKEWPIGVFDRFTKAKARNGRDYRLLITDGHSSHVNMDFLEWCDQHRIIIAVFPPHSTHRLQPLDVSLFSPLSTAYSNQLIQWTAKTQGLINLSKREFWTLFWSAFETSFSAENIASGWKRTGLLPFDPEVILSQITDKEEDNSDTGGDSAESLALQQPTARDLRRLVDKVVDTSAADRGRQRPNQLNQLHGICQFRVSVD